In Thermorudis peleae, a genomic segment contains:
- a CDS encoding cytochrome c oxidase subunit II: MKLDRYERMFLIVAVAVLLGFQAAIGISVALTRVRLPAPVERVDARTLRQTPPFNQPGLRQTGPNTYEAVIIAQAWQFNPNEITVPVGSTVTFLVSSPDVTHGFELTGTDVNAMVVPGEVTKVTAHFTKPGDYVFLCNEYCGFGHQTMYGKVVVR; encoded by the coding sequence ATGAAGCTCGACCGCTATGAGCGCATGTTCCTGATCGTCGCCGTCGCTGTTCTCCTTGGCTTCCAAGCAGCCATTGGCATCAGCGTTGCTCTAACGCGCGTACGCCTTCCCGCACCGGTCGAGCGTGTGGACGCTCGCACGCTCCGCCAAACCCCGCCGTTTAACCAGCCGGGGTTGCGCCAAACCGGGCCGAACACCTACGAAGCGGTCATTATTGCGCAGGCGTGGCAGTTTAATCCCAATGAAATTACGGTGCCGGTTGGTTCCACAGTGACGTTCCTTGTCTCTTCGCCTGATGTCACACACGGGTTCGAGCTCACTGGCACTGATGTCAATGCCATGGTCGTTCCTGGTGAAGTGACAAAGGTTACGGCGCACTTTACGAAGCCAGGGGACTACGTTTTCCTCTGCAACGAATACTGCGGGTTCGGCCACCAGACGATGTACGGGAAGGTGGTGGTGCGATGA
- the hemW gene encoding radical SAM family heme chaperone HemW, translated as MISSHCRLLMVKAENQMLTRAPLPDDAPLGCYIHIPFCTRICPYCDFTVYRARGAPIEQYVDAVIRELTLTAEHYGCLPIATVYFGGGTPSLLPPQTVGNILDTVARYFQLLPGAEISLEANPESAQVENLRGYRAAGVNRLSIGVQSFQRRGLKILGRAHTPETPRQAVQAARAAGFANVNLDFIYGWPGQTPAEWADDLAQALALEPEHLSLYALTIEPGTPFARGVARGVIRPLDDDTVADFAELAIDRLATAGWEQYEISNWASEPQFRSRHNQLYWQNGRYLGIGVGAHGYLGTVRYRNTRRLDRYIAMLAEGRLPVAEQEEIDHQTAMAETMMLGLRLVQDGVDAAAFAVRHGSALESVYGPVLHELAELGLLEWDGRCARLTRRGILLANEVAVHFLPEQLPTAVATSARGSSSEKQPV; from the coding sequence ATGATCTCGTCGCATTGCCGCTTGCTCATGGTGAAAGCTGAAAATCAAATGCTGACCCGCGCGCCATTGCCAGACGATGCACCGCTTGGCTGCTATATCCACATCCCCTTCTGTACCCGCATCTGCCCCTACTGCGATTTCACTGTCTATCGGGCACGGGGGGCACCGATCGAGCAGTACGTTGATGCTGTCATCCGTGAGCTTACGCTGACAGCTGAGCACTACGGTTGCCTGCCAATCGCGACCGTCTACTTCGGTGGCGGGACGCCGTCACTGCTTCCTCCTCAAACAGTTGGGAACATCCTTGACACCGTCGCCCGCTACTTCCAGCTCTTGCCTGGCGCAGAAATAAGCCTTGAGGCAAATCCGGAATCGGCACAAGTGGAGAACTTGCGCGGCTATCGCGCAGCAGGAGTAAACCGGCTGAGCATTGGCGTGCAGTCGTTTCAGCGCCGGGGACTCAAGATATTGGGCCGAGCGCATACACCGGAGACGCCGCGGCAGGCTGTTCAGGCTGCAAGGGCGGCAGGCTTTGCCAATGTCAACCTCGATTTCATCTATGGCTGGCCAGGCCAGACCCCGGCTGAATGGGCTGATGACCTTGCCCAGGCACTCGCCCTTGAGCCAGAGCACCTGTCGCTCTATGCGCTCACCATCGAGCCTGGCACGCCGTTTGCCCGCGGTGTCGCGCGTGGCGTGATCCGTCCACTCGACGACGATACGGTCGCTGACTTCGCGGAACTGGCGATCGATAGACTGGCTACTGCTGGCTGGGAGCAGTACGAGATTTCAAATTGGGCGAGCGAACCGCAATTCCGCTCACGCCATAACCAGCTGTATTGGCAAAACGGCCGTTACCTCGGCATTGGCGTCGGTGCCCATGGCTATCTCGGCACCGTGCGGTATCGCAACACGCGTCGGCTCGACCGTTACATAGCGATGCTCGCCGAAGGTCGCTTGCCAGTGGCCGAACAAGAGGAGATCGATCACCAGACGGCGATGGCCGAAACCATGATGTTGGGGTTGCGGCTGGTGCAGGACGGAGTAGATGCTGCGGCGTTTGCCGTTCGGCATGGCAGTGCACTTGAGAGCGTCTACGGTCCTGTGCTGCATGAACTTGCGGAGCTTGGGTTGCTAGAGTGGGATGGACGGTGTGCACGGCTGACCCGTCGCGGCATCTTGCTTGCCAACGAAGTAGCCGTGCACTTTCTACCAGAGCAACTGCCGACTGCTGTTGCTACGAGCGCGCGGGGATCGTCCAGCGAAAAGCAGCCTGTCTGA
- a CDS encoding helix-turn-helix transcriptional regulator yields the protein MKARMAIMPLEPVPTLLIHDAAPADQDAICALLAASQAVRLIGDAASQAAAEATARQERPQLLILSATRDAAHTAAILRALRQGPCPADQCSALALARYADLTFLAPWLDPALAITGYFLWHELTGEALSLYCALLCSNPRLVMISQALADVLFPLARDRISRPTPLLSAREQEILPLLADATLDYATIAQQLFCSRHTVRTHVRRLAAKLGVPPTRRAVVDAARARGLLHR from the coding sequence TTGAAGGCACGCATGGCGATCATGCCACTCGAGCCAGTCCCCACCCTCCTGATCCACGATGCTGCTCCAGCCGACCAGGACGCCATCTGTGCGCTGCTGGCAGCCAGCCAGGCCGTACGGCTCATTGGCGATGCGGCCTCCCAGGCAGCAGCTGAGGCAACTGCTCGCCAAGAACGTCCCCAGTTGCTGATTCTCAGCGCTACGCGTGATGCCGCGCATACTGCAGCGATCCTGCGAGCGCTCCGCCAGGGACCTTGTCCCGCTGACCAGTGCTCGGCCCTCGCCCTTGCTCGGTATGCCGATCTGACCTTTCTTGCCCCGTGGCTCGATCCAGCACTCGCCATCACCGGCTACTTCCTCTGGCACGAGCTGACGGGCGAGGCGCTCTCCCTCTACTGCGCCCTGCTCTGTAGCAACCCCCGCCTTGTCATGATCAGTCAGGCACTCGCCGATGTCCTGTTCCCGCTGGCTCGGGACCGCATCAGTCGACCGACGCCGCTGCTGAGTGCCCGGGAACAGGAAATCCTGCCCTTACTGGCCGACGCCACCCTTGACTACGCCACCATCGCCCAGCAACTCTTCTGCTCGCGTCACACGGTCCGCACGCACGTGCGCCGACTTGCCGCTAAGCTCGGTGTGCCTCCAACCCGCAGGGCAGTTGTCGACGCCGCTCGAGCGCGAGGACTCCTGCACCGGTGA